GCAGATTTCAGAAAGTTGGATATGTAGACTGAGTTTTTTAAAGCGCATAAGATGTTTTACTAAGTTTTAATATTTTTTCTCTCTCTCTTTAAGCTTATAGTAAGTTAAAAGGAAAAAAATAAAGTAATCTCTCTATTTAAATTTAACCAAGAGATCTAGCTTTTAAAATGTCTTGTTGGATATGTAGCTTTAATTCTTCAAGGTTAGCAAACTTTTTTTCAGGCCTTAAATAAGAAGTAAGAATAACTTCGATGGTTTTACCATACAGATTAGCCTCATAATCAAAAATATGAGCTTCTAAGAGAGGAACTTTATCTTCACGGACGGTGGGTGCTATCCCTAGATTCGCTACGCCTTTAAACAGCTGCTGATCAACAAAGATGTTAACAGCATAGACTCCTAAAGGAGGAATACACAAATTTTTGACATCTAAATTAGCTGTAGGGCAGCTTAGCTGCTTTCCTTTTCCTAGACCTCTATCAACGGCAGATAAGACACTATAAGGACGTCCTAGGAGCTTTTGGGCGGTCTCTAATTGTCCTTCTTGAATGAATTTACGAATCAGGGAGCTAGAAACAGCAACCTCGTCGACTGTTTGCTGTTCGATGTATTCCACACCAAAATGTTCTCTTTCTGCTATACCTTTAATGGTTTCCTTATTGCCTTTTCTATCTTTACCTAACGTAGCGTCCCATCCAAGGATAAGATGAGAAAAGGGGAGGAGAGTCTGCAAATGATGGATAAACTGTTCAGCACTCTGTTCAGAAAATTCTTTAGTAAATTTAAGCAAGATTAATAAATCTACACCCATATTTTTGATCAGCTGAATTTTATGTTCATTCGTGCAGATTTTATTTACCGGCCTATCAGGATAAAGGACCTCGGAGGGGTGATTTTCAAAGGATAAAACTACACTGGCTTTTTGTTGGCTTTTGGCGGTTTCTACTACTTTTTTGATGATCGCTTGGTGCCCAATGTGCATGCCATCAAAATTGCCTAAGGTAAGCACAGAAGAGGTAGAAAAAAGCGGCGTAGCTGGAAGTTCGCGAAGGAGTTTCATGATTCAAAAAATAGTAAAAAATTTATTAATCGTTAGGTTGGTAACTAGGTTTAAAAACAGCCCATTTTTTCCTTTAGGAGAGCTTTGCCTACAACATACATATAAAACATTTTCACGCAAATAAATATAAATTTTGGTAGTGCTATTAAAGAGAATGATAAGCTAATAAAAAATGGGAGGGCTTTTAATATAAACCACTCGTAAGCTATGCATTAAAAACTTTTTTGGACATCTTTAACAGGTTAGCACCAAAAAATTGAGTAGGAAATATACTTATAGAGCAGGATAAAAAAGAGCTTTGCTGATTTGCTGAACATCAGGGGAGGCAATAAATAATTGGCTGCCATCTAAACAATCTTCAAGGTTAAAGGGCCCGCTACGCGTCCTTTTAAGATTGGAAAGATGAGCTCCACATCCTAGCTTTTTACCTATATCATCAGCTAAGCTACGTATGTAAGTACCCTTAGAACATTTTACCCGAAGATTTAGATAGGGATAGTGATAATCTAATATCTCTATTTGCAGAGTGACCTTGACAGGTTGACGTTCTATCACTTTTCCTTTTCTAGCCAGTTCGTAAAGTTTTTTTCCATTAACTTTTTTAGCAGAATGCATAGGGGGAATTTGTTGGACTTCCCCTTGAAATTCTTGGATGATAGCCTTAATTTCAGAGGGAGTAGGAATAAGAGGGGATTGGAAAGTGATAGTTCCTTCACAATCGTAGGTGTCGGTAGCTTCTCCCAAATGCACTTGAGCAATGTATTCCTTATCCTCGCATAGAAATCGATCGGAGAGCTTGGTCATGTTGCGCCCGATGAGTAGAACCATGACGCCTGTGGCAAAAGGATCGAGTGTGCCGGCATGACCGATTTTATCTACTCCTAAAATACGCCTTAATGCAGCTACAAGGCTAAAAGATGTTTTGCCTATAGGTTTATCTATAAGCAAAATACCTTGAGGGCTAGGAGCTATGGAGCCTGCTGAACGATTAATCATTGCCTCGCGACTCACGCTCACTGCTAATTTCTTCGAGGAGCTGCTCGATACGCATATGCTTATCTACGCTATCATCAAGCTTAAAGTGAAGCTCGGGAAAATAACGCATGACCACTTTTTTTGAGGCTGTAACCGCGACAAACCCCGCTGCCGTTTCAAGAGCTTGGATAGTCTGATCTTTTTGCTCTTGATTGCCAATCACGCTGATAAATACTTTGGCATGGTGCAAGTCTTTAGTAATCTCTACCCTTGTGACCGTCATAAGCTCATTGACGTGCGGGTTGCGCACATCTTTACGAATAACATCTGAGATAACTTCTTTAAGGAGGGAATTAAGTCTATCCGTGCGTTGTTTTGCCATGATTCATCTGCCTCTATAAAGAATCTTATAATTCTTGGGTAATGTAAGTAACTTCGTACGCTTCAAATACATCGCCTTCTTGTGCAGTATCAAAATTGGAAAGAACTATACCACATTCAAGGCCTTTTTGAACCTCTCTTACATCGTCTTTTACGCGTTTTATTGAGGAAATCGATGATTTTCCAATCAGCTGGCCATTGCGTATAATGCGCATCTGGTTATTACGATTAATCGCGCCTTCAGTAACAATTCCTCCTGCTATTTGTCCATAGTGGGAGGACTTAAAGAGCGCTTTCACTTGGAATTTTCCTTTTTCTGTTTCAATAGCAATCTTATCCAAAAGATCTACGAGCATGGCTTTAACATCATCAATAGCATGATAAATGATGTCATGCATTTTAACCTGTACTCCATGTTGTCTAATAAGGGCATCAGCATGGCTTTCAATCTGGGTGTGGAAGCCTATAATGACCGCTTTGGAGGTCGAAGCCATTTGCACGTCTGATTCCGAAACTTCTCCTACTCCTGCAGAAATAATATTAACTTCGGCTTTTTTCGAATAAATTTTCAGTAACCCTACTTTAAGGGCTTCAAGAGAGCCTTGTACGTCAGCACGCAAGATAATATTAAGAATTTTCTTAGAAGGCTCCGAAGCTTGCATCATCAAGTTTTCCATGGAGAGCTTCTTTTTAAGCAAGTTGTTTTGGCGCATACCTACCATACGAGCTTCAGCAATCTCACGAGCCTCTTTTTCATTTTTAACTACAATAAACTCTTGCCCTGCTTCTGGGAGGCCCGAAAGGCCTGTAATGGATACGGGTGTGGAAGGTCCTGCTTGCTGAATATTATGCCCATATTCATCTTGCATAGTTTTAACACGTCCCCAATATTGATCAAATACAAGAGAGTCGCCTATTTTTAAAGTTCCATTCTGAATAAGCATAGTAGCCACAGCGCCCATGCCTTTATGCATTTCAGATTCTAAAACACGCCCTCGAGCCCGGTTAGTAGGATCTGCGCGCAATTCCAACACTTCTGCTTGCAAAGCTAGCATTTCTAGCAGTGTGCTAATGCCTTCTTTAGTGACTGCAGAACAATTAACAGTAATAGTTTGCCCACCCCATGCTTCTGGAAGAAGTTCTTGCTCTGCTAGCTGACGGTAAACATTTTCAACGTTGAAATTAGGCTTATCACATTTGTTAATAGCTACTACGATGGTAACTTTTGCTTCACGAGCATGCTGGATGGCTTCCACTGTTTGTTGGCGAAGGCCTTCATCACCGGCTACAACTAACACCACGATATCGGTGACATCCGCACCACGGGCACGCATAGCAGAAAAGGCTTCGTGTCCTGGAGTATCAAGGATGCAAATTTCTCCTACCGCTGTTTTACATTTAAACGCTCCAATATGCTGAGTAATAGCTCCTGCCTCGCCAGCTGCACGGTTGCTGCTTCTTATAGCATCAATTAAGCTGGTCTTACCATGGTCTACATGTCCCATGAAGGCAACTACAGGTGCCCGAATGTGAAGCTTTTCTGGAGAGGTTTGTTTGATCTCTTCGCTAGCACTTTGATCAGTAATGCGGATCCTTTTTTCTTCTGAGGTATCAATGCTAATCTCGCATCCAAATTCATGTCCTAGCAGTTGAATAGTCGTCTCATCTTCTAACAAATCATTAAGGGTAACGACAAGCCCTTGCATGAACAATTTAGAGATTAGCTGGGAAGACTTTAATTTCATTTCAGCAGCCAAATCTTTAATGCTAATAGGCGTTCTGATTTTGAGCGCAGTAGGTCGAATAGTAGTATCTTCCTGAACCTGCTTGATTTGTCTGTTGCGCTTTTTCCTCCATTGAGAAGTATCATCCTCTGCTCGCAAGCCTTGTCTATCGCGTGCATCAAATGCTCGCGTGGGTTCAAGACGCCGGGTAGGTTTCAGATCACGAAATTCTTTAGCTTTACCTGGAAAGGTTTTCTTAGGAAGATTTTCATCACTAACAGCGGTTTCTTCACCCTCTTTGGGCTTAAATTTGTCTTTCGTAGCTTTAGCTGCTGCTTCTTTATCAGGAGTGGAAGCTGCCTCTGCTTTATGTTTTTGAGGTGGCTGAGGAGGAACATAAGCAGGCCGCGGAGCCGGTTTTCGAGGTAAAAGATCCTTAACATGCCGACCTGTAGGCCCCAGCTTGACATATTCTGGCATAGGCTTAATTGCAGGTATAGGGGCTTCTTGACGGGCTACTGCTACAGGTTTTTCGCCTCGAGAAGGAATAAATTCTTTTGCTATAAGAGGGGTTTCTTCAGCAGGAGCAGGAGTTTTTTCATTTTTAACTGCATCAGCAAAAATTTCTTCCGCCGCTGGCTTTTCTTCAAAAACTTTTTTCTCAGATAGCTCTACCAGTTCTTCAGCAAAAATTTCTTTACGTAGCTCTTCACTAGATTTTTTAATCTTAATGCCTTCTTCCTCGACCTCTTCAGCTGCACCTGCGCTTGAAGTCTCTGCAAATTCTACCTTAGGCTTAGCTTCAGGGACAGCACCTTCAGCAAAAGCAGATTTAGAACGCGCGCGAATTCGAGGTGTAGTTTCTTCCTTAGTTGGAGAATGAACTGAAGCGTTTTTCGTAGATTCATTTAGCTCTGCTTTAGGTGCTTTAGTCAGCGTACTTTTTTTAACAGGCTTTTCTTCTTTATCTTCTAAAGCCTTATTTGCTGCTATTTTGCTTTTAATTTTACCTAAATTGATGGCTTCAGCAATTTGAGTGTTTTTAATGGTTAGCTTCAGGTTTTTTGCCAAGGCTTTCTATCCTTTGTTTTCTAATTTGTTCTATAATCTTGTCGGCGGTATCTAGGCTTATGCCCGGAATTTTTGCCAATTCTTCTGGGGTTGCAATCAAAAGAGATTTGAGAGTAGTGTAGCCTTCGGCAATCAGATGCTGGAAAATCAGATTGTTAAGACCATCGATCTCTTCTAAGGGTTCGTTGAGAGAAGGATCATCGGACTCGGCTAGCTCTGTGCGTTGCAAAGCCATGGTACGGTTATAATCCGTCATCCGCTGCACTTCTAGCTCATAACCAATCAATTCGCTGTTAAGCCTTGCATTCATTCCTTTTTTACCAATCACAGCGGCAAAATCTTCATCATCCACGACGATAGAGATGGTGTGATCATCTTCGCTAATATTGATTTTACGAATCTCAATCGGCGATAGAGCATTCTGCAGAAGTTCAATAGGGTCGGCGGAAAAAGGAACAATATCGATTTTCTCATTATGTAATTCTCTGACTACATTTTTAACACGTACCCCACGCATCCCTACACAAGCACCTACTGGATCAACTTTAGGATCTGTAGAACGAACAGTTAATTTAGTTCGGTAGCCGGGATCACGAGCAATTTTGTCGATAACAACAATATTATCATTAATCTCAGGTACTTCTTGGATGAGCAATTGACGAACGAATTCTGGATGGCTACGTGAGAGAATAACTTCTGCGCCGCCATTTTCCGTATCATTCACTTCTAGCAGTAAGGCCAAAACTTTATCTCCAAGATTATATTTCTCAGTTTTAGGATAGTGCTTCATGGGCATTAAAGCTTCTACTTTACCTAAATCGATAATTAAATTAGCTCCTCGGACAAAGCGTTTGACAGTACCAGAAATTAATTCATTTACCCGATGGCGGTACTCTTCATAAATAACATCGCGCTCCGCCCCTCGCAACTTTTGAGTAATAATTTGGCGTGCTTTTTGGGCTGCAATACGACCAAAATCTCTAGGAGTGGCTATCACATCAATAAATTGGCCCACTTGGCTCTCAGGATCAATTTCGCGAGCTTCTTCTAATGAGATTTCTTGAGCAGGCACTTCCACTTCGTCTACAATCTCTTTTTCGCAGTAAACGTCAATATTACCTGTTTTGGGATGAATAGTCACAGTAACATTTGAGGCTCCGCTAATACTTTTACGGGCGGCGGCACGAAGAGATTCTTCTATGGCGCTGATTACGATTTCTCGCTTAATGCCTTTTTCTCTTTCTAGGTACTCAAAAATAGCTATGAGATCTTTATTCATCGTTTTTTTTGCCTCAAATTCTTAAGATAGGAATTATATATTAAAGAAGATTTGTAAAGCAACTTACAAGAGGGTATTTTATCTATGTAAGGTGTGTTAATCGGTAGAAAAGCTAGCTTTTCTACCGATTGAATGCGAGTCAGAAGGTATTCTAATCTTCGCTATCTTCTCTATCTTTTTCAGAAGATTTCTTTTTGCGCTTATTGGAAGTTAAAATGATGTCGTCATGACTGGTGTGATTTTGATCAATTAAATATTCCTTGATAGAAAGAGCAATCTTTTTATGCTCAGGATCTAATTTAATCACCTTAGCTGTTACATCATCGCCTTTAGAAACAACATCTTCAACTTTGCCGAAGGCCTGATCAGATAATTCAGTGACATGGATGAGTCCTTCTATACCGCTATCGAGTTCTACAAAAGCTCCAAAGGCAGTAATTTTAGTTACTTTTCCTTTAACTAAAGATCCCACTGGCATCGTTTTCTCAATACTTTCCCAAGGGTTATTACTTAATTGCTTAACACCTAAAGTAATTTTCTTGCTATCTCGATCAACGGATAAGATGCAGGCATCTACGACATCGCCTTTACGGAGAACCTCGGAAGGGTGGGAGACTTTTTTAATCCAGCTTAGATCTGAAATATGTATTAATCCCTCTACTCCTGGTTCTAATTCGACAAAAGCGCCATAGTTAGTTAAGCTGCGGATTTCTGCTTTCACGTTAGTACCCACTGGATATCTTCTCTCCACATCGTCCCAAGGGTTATGTTCAGCTTGTTTAATTCCTAAAGAAATTTTCCCTTCTTCTTTTTGTACCGAAAGAACTACAGCTTCCACATCATCACCTTTTTTGACCACTTCGCTAGGATCGGTGACGTTTTTTACCCATGACATTTCTGACACATGAATAAGGCCTTCAATACCTGGCTCAATTTCAATAAAGGCACCATAAGGGAGCAAGTTAACAATCTTACCTTTCACACGCGTTCCAGGTGGGTATTTTTGCTCGATTTGATCCCAAGGATTAGATTCTTTTTGCTTTAAGCCTAAAGCTACACGACCTTTTTCGCGATCGACGCTTAAAATCATCACTTCTAGTTTTTGCCCCAGTTGGACCATTTCAGAAGGATGCTTAATACGTTTCCAAGTCATATCCGTAATATGCAATAGTCCATCAATGCCATCGAGGTCAAGGAAAACCCCGAAATCGGTAATGTTTTTAACAATCCCATCGCGCA
This Neochlamydia sp. AcF84 DNA region includes the following protein-coding sequences:
- a CDS encoding bifunctional riboflavin kinase/FAD synthetase yields the protein MKLLRELPATPLFSTSSVLTLGNFDGMHIGHQAIIKKVVETAKSQQKASVVLSFENHPSEVLYPDRPVNKICTNEHKIQLIKNMGVDLLILLKFTKEFSEQSAEQFIHHLQTLLPFSHLILGWDATLGKDRKGNKETIKGIAEREHFGVEYIEQQTVDEVAVSSSLIRKFIQEGQLETAQKLLGRPYSVLSAVDRGLGKGKQLSCPTANLDVKNLCIPPLGVYAVNIFVDQQLFKGVANLGIAPTVREDKVPLLEAHIFDYEANLYGKTIEVILTSYLRPEKKFANLEELKLHIQQDILKARSLG
- the truB gene encoding tRNA pseudouridine(55) synthase TruB; amino-acid sequence: MINRSAGSIAPSPQGILLIDKPIGKTSFSLVAALRRILGVDKIGHAGTLDPFATGVMVLLIGRNMTKLSDRFLCEDKEYIAQVHLGEATDTYDCEGTITFQSPLIPTPSEIKAIIQEFQGEVQQIPPMHSAKKVNGKKLYELARKGKVIERQPVKVTLQIEILDYHYPYLNLRVKCSKGTYIRSLADDIGKKLGCGAHLSNLKRTRSGPFNLEDCLDGSQLFIASPDVQQISKALFYPAL
- the rbfA gene encoding 30S ribosome-binding factor RbfA — encoded protein: MAKQRTDRLNSLLKEVISDVIRKDVRNPHVNELMTVTRVEITKDLHHAKVFISVIGNQEQKDQTIQALETAAGFVAVTASKKVVMRYFPELHFKLDDSVDKHMRIEQLLEEISSERESRGND
- the infB gene encoding translation initiation factor IF-2, whose translation is MAKNLKLTIKNTQIAEAINLGKIKSKIAANKALEDKEEKPVKKSTLTKAPKAELNESTKNASVHSPTKEETTPRIRARSKSAFAEGAVPEAKPKVEFAETSSAGAAEEVEEEGIKIKKSSEELRKEIFAEELVELSEKKVFEEKPAAEEIFADAVKNEKTPAPAEETPLIAKEFIPSRGEKPVAVARQEAPIPAIKPMPEYVKLGPTGRHVKDLLPRKPAPRPAYVPPQPPQKHKAEAASTPDKEAAAKATKDKFKPKEGEETAVSDENLPKKTFPGKAKEFRDLKPTRRLEPTRAFDARDRQGLRAEDDTSQWRKKRNRQIKQVQEDTTIRPTALKIRTPISIKDLAAEMKLKSSQLISKLFMQGLVVTLNDLLEDETTIQLLGHEFGCEISIDTSEEKRIRITDQSASEEIKQTSPEKLHIRAPVVAFMGHVDHGKTSLIDAIRSSNRAAGEAGAITQHIGAFKCKTAVGEICILDTPGHEAFSAMRARGADVTDIVVLVVAGDEGLRQQTVEAIQHAREAKVTIVVAINKCDKPNFNVENVYRQLAEQELLPEAWGGQTITVNCSAVTKEGISTLLEMLALQAEVLELRADPTNRARGRVLESEMHKGMGAVATMLIQNGTLKIGDSLVFDQYWGRVKTMQDEYGHNIQQAGPSTPVSITGLSGLPEAGQEFIVVKNEKEAREIAEARMVGMRQNNLLKKKLSMENLMMQASEPSKKILNIILRADVQGSLEALKVGLLKIYSKKAEVNIISAGVGEVSESDVQMASTSKAVIIGFHTQIESHADALIRQHGVQVKMHDIIYHAIDDVKAMLVDLLDKIAIETEKGKFQVKALFKSSHYGQIAGGIVTEGAINRNNQMRIIRNGQLIGKSSISSIKRVKDDVREVQKGLECGIVLSNFDTAQEGDVFEAYEVTYITQEL
- the nusA gene encoding transcription termination factor NusA, producing the protein MNKDLIAIFEYLEREKGIKREIVISAIEESLRAAARKSISGASNVTVTIHPKTGNIDVYCEKEIVDEVEVPAQEISLEEAREIDPESQVGQFIDVIATPRDFGRIAAQKARQIITQKLRGAERDVIYEEYRHRVNELISGTVKRFVRGANLIIDLGKVEALMPMKHYPKTEKYNLGDKVLALLLEVNDTENGGAEVILSRSHPEFVRQLLIQEVPEINDNIVVIDKIARDPGYRTKLTVRSTDPKVDPVGACVGMRGVRVKNVVRELHNEKIDIVPFSADPIELLQNALSPIEIRKINISEDDHTISIVVDDEDFAAVIGKKGMNARLNSELIGYELEVQRMTDYNRTMALQRTELAESDDPSLNEPLEEIDGLNNLIFQHLIAEGYTTLKSLLIATPEELAKIPGISLDTADKIIEQIRKQRIESLGKKPEANH
- the rpsA gene encoding 30S ribosomal protein S1, with translation MSKNPQHTWNESKIVDDVSYQQTDAELFKALLEGQSSNNNVEDSTALIPGTILKGRIVEITKDHVVVDVGLKSEGLVPIEEFSDPSNVVLDGEVEVLLDQAEDDNGQIVLSREKAERMRQWEYILEHCEEGSIVKGRVLRKVKGGLMVDIGMEAFLPGSQIDNKRIKNLDEYLGKTYEFKILKINIERKNVVVSRRELLEAERISKKAELLENIKEGDVRDGIVKNITDFGVFLDLDGIDGLLHITDMTWKRIKHPSEMVQLGQKLEVMILSVDREKGRVALGLKQKESNPWDQIEQKYPPGTRVKGKIVNLLPYGAFIEIEPGIEGLIHVSEMSWVKNVTDPSEVVKKGDDVEAVVLSVQKEEGKISLGIKQAEHNPWDDVERRYPVGTNVKAEIRSLTNYGAFVELEPGVEGLIHISDLSWIKKVSHPSEVLRKGDVVDACILSVDRDSKKITLGVKQLSNNPWESIEKTMPVGSLVKGKVTKITAFGAFVELDSGIEGLIHVTELSDQAFGKVEDVVSKGDDVTAKVIKLDPEHKKIALSIKEYLIDQNHTSHDDIILTSNKRKKKSSEKDREDSED